The following are from one region of the Alicyclobacillus fastidiosus genome:
- a CDS encoding aspartate aminotransferase family protein — translation MRDTENWRRREGDVNDSELRSTWLEGLSEGTRALLSRDEQVFLSQSLSSPCVDVVTQSAGSTLRTLDGNVLYDFHGNNVHQLGFGHPAVVRAVVEELTTLPFSPRRYTNERAVQLGERLVGLTGNRLNKVLFAPAATLAVDTAIKLARIVTGKQRMVSLWHSFHGASIGALSIGGQAQFRAGLGALGPETTHIPPCAPNTCPLQCKNTCDLRCADYLDYVLDATRDVAAVVMEVVRNTDVQVPPKAYYERVQEICRRRNVLFIVDETATCLGRTGRMFAYQHYDLDPDMVILGKGLGGGVFPLAALLVKRELDDAKSYSIGHYTHEKTPVGAAAALAVIDTVEREDLCQRANEIGMRMKARLQEMQEAFHVFAEIRQIGALCGAELKDMPEMDRASFAERIMYEAFRRGLNFKVSSGSTLTLSPPLVISDEELDDAMERLHSSLQHVLERISKERIQR, via the coding sequence GTGAGGGACACCGAGAACTGGCGCAGGCGTGAAGGCGACGTCAACGATTCCGAATTACGCAGTACGTGGCTCGAAGGGCTGAGTGAGGGTACTCGCGCCTTACTTTCGCGGGACGAACAGGTATTTCTAAGCCAATCTCTGTCTAGTCCATGTGTGGATGTGGTTACTCAATCTGCTGGTTCCACACTGCGTACGCTCGATGGCAACGTCCTCTATGACTTTCACGGCAACAACGTCCATCAGCTTGGCTTCGGCCACCCGGCGGTTGTGCGCGCCGTTGTAGAGGAATTGACGACTCTTCCATTTTCGCCAAGGCGGTATACGAATGAACGTGCCGTGCAACTGGGCGAACGGCTTGTCGGATTGACTGGCAATCGGTTGAACAAAGTATTGTTCGCGCCCGCCGCAACCCTCGCAGTGGATACGGCTATCAAGCTGGCGCGGATCGTCACGGGCAAACAGAGAATGGTGTCGCTGTGGCACTCGTTTCATGGGGCGTCGATCGGTGCGCTATCTATCGGAGGACAGGCGCAATTTCGTGCTGGGCTCGGAGCGCTTGGCCCGGAGACAACGCATATCCCACCCTGCGCGCCCAATACCTGCCCGTTGCAATGCAAAAACACCTGTGACTTGAGATGTGCAGATTATCTGGACTACGTTCTCGACGCCACACGCGATGTGGCCGCTGTCGTGATGGAGGTCGTCCGCAACACGGATGTTCAAGTTCCTCCGAAGGCGTACTACGAGCGAGTGCAAGAGATTTGTCGTCGACGCAACGTGTTGTTCATTGTCGACGAAACAGCTACCTGCTTAGGGCGAACCGGCCGCATGTTTGCGTATCAGCATTACGATCTCGATCCCGATATGGTCATCCTCGGCAAGGGTCTCGGCGGTGGTGTCTTTCCACTCGCTGCATTACTTGTTAAACGGGAATTGGATGATGCCAAGTCGTATTCCATTGGCCATTACACCCATGAAAAAACGCCAGTTGGAGCTGCTGCTGCACTGGCCGTGATCGATACGGTCGAACGGGAGGATTTGTGCCAACGCGCGAATGAAATCGGCATGAGAATGAAAGCGCGCTTGCAAGAAATGCAGGAGGCATTCCACGTGTTTGCAGAGATTCGTCAAATCGGCGCCCTCTGTGGTGCAGAGTTGAAGGACATGCCCGAGATGGACCGCGCGTCGTTCGCCGAGCGGATCATGTACGAGGCATTTCGTCGCGGTTTGAACTTCAAGGTATCTAGTGGCTCTACGCTGACCTTGTCACCCCCTCTCGTGATTTCGGACGAAGAGCTCGACGACGCGATGGAAAGACTCCACAGCAGCTTGCAACACGTACTAGAGAGGATTTCAAAGGAGCGAATACAGCGATGA
- a CDS encoding response regulator, protein MVLGAKILIVDDEAQIRKLLRVTLEAHGFTTIEESTGKNGILQASMSRPDLIILDLGLPDIDGTAVLSKIREWATVPILVLTVRDDEAGKVFALDHGADDYITKPFGMGELMARIRVALRHSANQQDEPVLHIGPLTVDLARRHVEKSGEQIRLTPIEYDLLKVLATNAGRVITHRQLLKQVWGEQSPETASHYLRVYVGHLRKKIEDNPAQPNLIITEPGVGYRLVAPN, encoded by the coding sequence TTGGTCTTGGGGGCAAAAATATTAATTGTCGACGATGAAGCACAGATCCGAAAACTTCTTCGTGTGACGTTAGAGGCGCATGGCTTTACAACCATCGAGGAATCCACCGGCAAGAACGGCATTCTGCAGGCGAGCATGAGCAGACCCGATTTGATCATTTTAGACTTAGGGCTTCCCGACATAGACGGGACTGCGGTGCTATCTAAAATCCGCGAGTGGGCAACGGTCCCCATTCTTGTATTGACTGTACGAGATGATGAAGCAGGCAAAGTATTTGCCCTGGACCACGGCGCTGACGACTACATCACAAAACCATTCGGCATGGGTGAATTGATGGCGCGTATTCGCGTCGCTCTCCGCCATTCCGCCAATCAGCAAGACGAGCCAGTCCTTCACATCGGTCCACTAACCGTCGATCTCGCTCGTCGTCACGTAGAAAAGAGCGGTGAACAGATTCGACTCACGCCAATCGAATACGACCTCCTCAAAGTACTCGCAACGAATGCGGGTCGCGTCATCACGCATCGGCAGTTACTGAAACAGGTTTGGGGAGAGCAGAGTCCCGAAACAGCCAGCCATTATTTGCGCGTGTACGTGGGTCACTTGCGAAAAAAGATCGAGGACAACCCCGCTCAACCAAATTTGATTATCACAGAGCCAGGCGTGGGTTATCGACTCGTCGCTCCAAACTAG
- a CDS encoding DUF4118 domain-containing protein: MRKSTRRKWRVLTSHVTTWSIPDDAVVDSRSDRNGVLPYLIVTCMVAGFTVVFWKIGYAFTLVNLALLYLLPVLISSVRWGFGPSFYAAGLGVLSFDYYFIPPIHRFTVFDLRYFLSFAVYLAVAVLTASLAGQLRQRVKEAREREAITSALYTLSTQVAKSGDLDSVLNEIIRHASNTFGLYAAIILPDASGKLIVRAQGSVQNQGASTTVEPRISRWVYEHGQTAGFGTNTNKDASLLYVPVKTESKIYGVLCVGTAPHVGIGAANSRIRVVQALAGLAAVCIARIHFEEEAKIAHLTAESERLRTALLDSISHELRTPLATILGAVTGMTESADVLSVDDQRELLLTVREGAMRMNRLVTNLLGMVRMESGMLRLKKQWCDVADIVGVALRQVQDSLQNRRVDVNLPNHLPAIAVDDVLIEQVLVNLLSNAIKFSPDESFIRLDCMEYDGIFTIRIQDEGIGIDPSEAEKIFDKFYRSNNGKNIPGTGLGLAICKGVIQAHGGEIFARPAEGAGTVVTIRLPVDDAPEIPDDGV; the protein is encoded by the coding sequence ATGCGAAAATCGACAAGACGAAAATGGCGAGTTCTCACTTCACACGTCACCACGTGGTCTATCCCTGACGACGCTGTCGTCGATTCTCGAAGCGACAGGAATGGTGTCTTGCCCTATCTCATCGTTACCTGTATGGTGGCAGGATTCACGGTTGTGTTTTGGAAAATCGGTTACGCGTTTACCTTGGTAAACCTGGCTCTGCTGTATCTGTTACCCGTGTTGATTAGCTCCGTCCGCTGGGGGTTTGGGCCATCTTTCTACGCTGCGGGCCTTGGCGTCCTCAGTTTTGACTACTACTTTATTCCGCCAATTCACCGATTCACAGTGTTCGATCTCCGATACTTCTTATCTTTCGCAGTGTATCTGGCCGTCGCCGTATTAACTGCGAGTTTGGCGGGGCAATTGCGCCAACGGGTGAAGGAAGCTAGGGAACGAGAAGCCATTACTTCGGCTTTGTACACATTGAGTACCCAGGTCGCCAAAAGCGGAGATTTGGACAGCGTATTGAACGAAATTATTCGCCATGCGTCGAACACGTTTGGCTTGTATGCAGCCATCATCTTGCCGGATGCATCAGGCAAACTTATCGTGAGGGCACAGGGAAGTGTTCAAAACCAAGGTGCTTCGACCACTGTTGAACCGCGCATCTCACGCTGGGTGTACGAGCATGGGCAAACGGCCGGCTTTGGCACGAATACGAACAAGGATGCATCGCTGCTGTACGTCCCTGTCAAAACGGAGTCGAAAATCTATGGAGTGCTGTGTGTCGGAACGGCACCACATGTGGGCATCGGTGCTGCAAATTCGCGAATTCGTGTCGTTCAGGCGCTAGCGGGTTTAGCGGCGGTTTGCATCGCGCGCATTCATTTTGAAGAAGAAGCCAAAATTGCGCACTTAACGGCTGAATCTGAACGGTTGCGCACGGCCTTGCTGGACTCCATTTCACATGAGCTGCGCACACCGCTCGCCACCATCTTAGGCGCGGTCACAGGCATGACGGAGAGTGCAGACGTCCTTTCCGTCGATGATCAACGAGAGCTCCTCCTCACCGTGCGCGAAGGGGCCATGCGGATGAACCGGTTGGTGACCAACCTTCTCGGAATGGTCCGAATGGAGAGCGGCATGCTTCGCCTGAAAAAACAGTGGTGTGATGTAGCGGATATCGTTGGGGTTGCACTGCGTCAAGTACAAGACTCACTCCAGAATCGACGTGTCGACGTCAACCTGCCGAACCACTTACCCGCCATTGCCGTGGATGACGTCTTGATCGAACAAGTGCTCGTCAATTTGCTCAGCAACGCCATCAAGTTTTCTCCAGATGAGAGTTTCATTCGCCTTGATTGTATGGAATACGACGGCATCTTCACGATCCGAATTCAAGATGAGGGGATTGGCATTGACCCCAGTGAGGCCGAGAAAATATTCGATAAGTTCTACCGTTCCAACAACGGAAAGAACATTCCTGGAACCGGTCTCGGGTTGGCCATTTGTAAGGGCGTGATCCAAGCGCATGGTGGGGAGATATTTGCCAGACCCGCAGAGGGTGCGGGCACTGTCGTTACCATCCGACTACCTGTTGACGATGCACCGGAAATTCCAGACGACGGCGTGTAA
- the kdpA gene encoding potassium-transporting ATPase subunit KdpA, giving the protein MTIAGSIGILAVIAIILALGIPLGGYIYRVFSGKKSVFDKVCAPVEGLLFRIVGVDPSVQMDWKSYLRALMLVNFTMMLFVYGILRLQGFLPLNPDHIQGMSWDLAFNTAASFITNTNWQNYAGEQSLSYLSQMSAISYLQFTSAATGFVAAIAFPRGLVAHRSAMIGNFWVDLIRIHTRLLIPLAIVFAVVLIGLGVPQTLQGAQVVHTLQGQIQTIARGPVASLEAIKQLGTNGGGYFNANSAHPFEDPSAWTTVLEMVAMGVISCALVWTFGRFIGNRKQAVVLYVCLTGVMVLGAFIIYAGESAGNPLLQHALGIKGANMEGKEVRFGTGLSSAFAALTTAFTTGAVNAMHDSFMPISGLVPLVFMMFNLIFGGKGVGLLNILMFLMITVFLSGLMVGRTPEIFGKKIEAREIKLATVAMLVHPFIILVPTAIALATKAGTSMILNPGLHGVSEVLYAYTSGAANNGSAFAGLSGNNVFFNVTEGLVMLFGRYVSLIAMFAIAGSLATKAVIPPSAGTLRTDTFSFGGVFVAVFVIVGALTFFPALAIGPIGEQLQMWLS; this is encoded by the coding sequence GTGACGATTGCTGGCTCGATTGGCATTTTAGCAGTGATTGCCATCATCCTGGCCTTGGGAATTCCTTTGGGCGGGTATATCTATCGAGTGTTCAGTGGTAAAAAGAGCGTGTTCGACAAGGTGTGTGCGCCAGTGGAAGGCTTGCTCTTCCGTATTGTTGGGGTCGATCCGTCCGTGCAAATGGACTGGAAATCCTATCTGCGCGCGCTCATGTTGGTGAACTTCACCATGATGCTATTTGTGTATGGGATCCTTCGCCTTCAAGGCTTTCTTCCGCTCAATCCGGATCACATCCAAGGAATGAGCTGGGATCTCGCCTTTAATACAGCCGCTAGTTTCATTACGAATACGAATTGGCAGAACTACGCGGGTGAGCAATCCCTGTCTTACCTATCACAGATGAGTGCCATCTCATATCTTCAGTTTACATCCGCGGCGACCGGATTTGTGGCGGCTATTGCATTCCCGCGAGGCCTTGTCGCACACCGGTCTGCGATGATAGGGAATTTTTGGGTCGACCTAATTCGAATTCACACACGGCTTCTCATTCCGCTAGCGATCGTATTTGCTGTTGTGCTTATCGGGCTTGGCGTTCCGCAAACGTTGCAGGGGGCACAGGTGGTTCACACGCTTCAGGGACAGATTCAGACGATTGCGCGAGGCCCTGTGGCCTCCTTGGAAGCCATCAAACAGTTAGGCACAAACGGAGGCGGCTACTTCAACGCCAATTCTGCTCATCCCTTTGAAGACCCTAGTGCCTGGACCACTGTGCTTGAAATGGTTGCGATGGGCGTGATCTCGTGCGCCCTTGTCTGGACGTTCGGTCGCTTCATTGGCAATCGAAAACAGGCTGTCGTCCTTTACGTCTGTCTGACGGGTGTCATGGTGTTGGGCGCGTTTATCATCTACGCCGGCGAATCCGCTGGAAATCCGCTCTTGCAGCACGCGCTTGGCATCAAGGGCGCGAATATGGAAGGCAAAGAGGTGCGTTTCGGGACAGGGTTATCTAGTGCATTTGCCGCTTTGACGACCGCATTTACGACCGGCGCGGTCAATGCGATGCACGATAGCTTCATGCCCATCAGCGGTTTGGTTCCGCTCGTGTTCATGATGTTCAATCTGATTTTCGGGGGGAAAGGCGTCGGCCTCTTGAACATTCTGATGTTTCTCATGATCACCGTGTTTCTCTCTGGACTCATGGTCGGACGGACACCAGAAATTTTCGGCAAGAAGATTGAGGCGCGCGAGATCAAACTCGCTACGGTTGCCATGCTCGTGCACCCGTTTATCATTCTTGTTCCCACCGCTATTGCCTTGGCGACAAAGGCGGGTACCTCGATGATTCTCAATCCCGGCTTGCATGGGGTGTCGGAAGTGCTCTACGCGTATACATCCGGGGCTGCAAACAACGGTTCAGCGTTTGCTGGCCTCAGTGGGAACAACGTGTTTTTTAACGTCACCGAAGGTTTGGTCATGTTGTTCGGGCGGTATGTTTCGCTCATTGCCATGTTCGCGATCGCAGGGTCGCTTGCAACGAAAGCCGTGATTCCGCCCAGTGCCGGCACGTTGAGGACAGACACATTCTCTTTTGGTGGTGTGTTTGTCGCGGTATTCGTCATCGTCGGAGCGCTGACATTCTTTCCTGCTCTGGCAATTGGTCCAATCGGTGAGCAATTGCAGATGTGGCTTTCTTGA
- a CDS encoding 2-aminoethylphosphonate--pyruvate transaminase, with protein MIDTAYENPYLLMTPGPLSTTEGVRKAMMRDWCTWDDDYKEITQAIRSRLIQLGECTPDHYTAVLLQGSGTYVVESVLTTVLDDDSKLLVLENGAYGRRMSTIAKTARIPFDIHSFGETNPVDPKVVAARLDADPSITHVAFVHCETTTGMVNPLEEVVRVIKQRERSVIVDTMSSFGGMPISIEALQIDFLISSANKCLQGVPGFGFVIANTNALAQCEGRARSHSLDLFDQWKVMEEHGGKWRFTSPTHVVHAFHQALMELETEGGIPARAARYAENQARLVDGMRTAGFHALLPKAQQSPVITSFLYPSADFSFAAFYESLKNQGYVIYPGKLTEQMTFRIGTIGDIHPGDIDQFVRVVSRLHRFHR; from the coding sequence ATGATTGACACCGCATATGAAAATCCGTATCTACTCATGACACCGGGACCGCTCTCTACAACGGAGGGGGTTCGCAAGGCGATGATGCGCGACTGGTGCACCTGGGATGACGATTATAAGGAAATCACACAAGCTATTCGATCACGCCTCATTCAACTCGGAGAGTGTACACCTGATCACTACACGGCTGTCCTCTTGCAAGGGAGTGGAACGTACGTCGTGGAATCCGTTCTTACGACGGTTCTCGACGACGATAGCAAACTGCTCGTATTGGAGAATGGCGCGTATGGCCGAAGAATGAGTACGATTGCGAAAACCGCACGCATCCCATTTGATATCCACAGCTTCGGCGAGACGAATCCGGTGGACCCAAAGGTGGTAGCGGCACGACTCGATGCCGATCCGTCCATTACACACGTGGCCTTCGTTCACTGCGAGACGACGACCGGGATGGTCAATCCGCTTGAGGAAGTTGTTCGCGTGATCAAACAGCGCGAAAGGTCCGTCATCGTCGACACCATGAGTAGTTTCGGTGGTATGCCAATTTCCATCGAAGCACTGCAGATCGATTTTTTAATCAGTTCGGCGAACAAGTGTCTTCAAGGTGTACCTGGTTTCGGGTTCGTTATCGCGAATACGAACGCTCTGGCACAATGCGAAGGTCGCGCGCGCTCTCACTCGCTGGATCTCTTCGACCAATGGAAGGTCATGGAGGAACACGGCGGAAAATGGAGATTCACGTCGCCGACTCACGTTGTTCATGCCTTTCATCAGGCTTTGATGGAACTCGAGACCGAAGGAGGGATCCCCGCTCGAGCAGCGCGCTATGCCGAAAATCAAGCGCGGCTCGTCGACGGCATGCGCACAGCGGGATTTCACGCATTGCTCCCCAAAGCACAGCAGTCGCCGGTCATCACTTCGTTTCTCTATCCGAGCGCTGATTTTTCGTTTGCTGCGTTTTACGAGTCGCTTAAGAATCAGGGGTATGTCATCTATCCGGGCAAACTGACGGAACAGATGACGTTCCGAATCGGCACCATAGGCGACATCCATCCGGGGGATATCGATCAATTTGTTCGTGTGGTCTCTAGGCTCCACCGATTTCACCGTTGA